The nucleotide window AAACAAGTGTGGGGAGAAAATTAGCAAATCGCCTCGGTTATTTCTTCCTAGATACTGATCAGCAAATTGAGAAACAGCAAGGCTGCACAATCGAGGAAATATTTCGGTATGTGGGAGAATCAACGTTTCGGGATTTGGAAACCAAACTTTTGGAAAATCTCCAGAATGTGCACAATACGATTCTTTCAACAGGTGGGGGGATGTTTCTCCGATCAGAGAATCAAGAATTACTGAAAGGCATTGGTAAAACCGTTTATCTTCAGGTGGATCGAGAGACCCTAAAACAGCGGTTACAATGTGACCAACATAGACCCTTGCTACAGCAGCCAAACTGGCAAGAAAATGTTAACCAAATGCTACAGCAGAGAGAACCCGTTTATCTTACAGCTGATTTGACTATTAAAGCTCAAGACGGACCACTTAATGTGATGGTGAGTCGAATTATTGAAGCCATATGAATGGCTGAATCTCACAGTTTTGAAGATTCCCTTCAGCAACTCAACGAAGCTGTTCGTCGCCTTGAAAGCGGTGATTTGGCTTTGGAAGAAGCGCTGCAA belongs to SAR324 cluster bacterium and includes:
- a CDS encoding shikimate kinase translates to MNIILIGFMGAGKTSVGRKLANRLGYFFLDTDQQIEKQQGCTIEEIFRYVGESTFRDLETKLLENLQNVHNTILSTGGGMFLRSENQELLKGIGKTVYLQVDRETLKQRLQCDQHRPLLQQPNWQENVNQMLQQREPVYLTADLTIKAQDGPLNVMVSRIIEAI